The following nucleotide sequence is from Streptomyces pactum.
CAGTCCATCCCCGCGCACTGCGGATCGAGGTCGTCCAGGCCGAGCGTGGGTGGCAGCGCCCCGGAGTCGATCGCCATCGCGCAGACCGCCGCGTTGAGCGCGCCCGCCCCCGCCACCAGGTGGCCCGCCGCGGGCTTCACGCTGCCCGCCGCCGTGCCCCCGTCCGCACCGAACACACGGGTCAGCGCCCGCGCCTCGGTCACATCGCCGAGCCGTGTGGCGCAGCCGTGCGCGGCCACGTAGTCCACCTCCCCGGCCGCCACCCGCGCCTGGCGCAGCGCCGTGCGCACCGCCGCCGCCAGCGGCTCTCCCGCCGGGTGCGGGGTGACCAGCTCCGGGTCCTGCGCGGCGCCGAAACCCCGCACCTGCGCGAGGATCCGCGCACCGCGCCGCGAGGCGGCCTCCCACTCCTCCAGGACCAGGAAGGCGGCGCCGTCGCCGAGCACGGACCCGCTGCGCTCCCGGTCGTACGGGCGGAAGGCGGCGGCGCCGGCCGCGTTGCGGGTGGTGAGCACGCCCAGGCCGTCCATCTTGGTCATCACCCACCAGGACGCGGCGTCGTCGAAACCGCCGGCGACCGCCACGTCGGACTCACCGCCGGCGATGGAGCGGAAGGCACGGCCCAGGGCGGTGAGCCCGGCGTCGGCGGTGCCGTGGTAGTAGCAGTTGGCGCCCTTGAAGCCGTGCGCGTGCGACAGGTGGAACAGCGACGCCGACTGCAGTCCCTCCACGAAGTACAGCGGGTAGAACGCCGAGGAGGCGCGCTCGCCGAGCTGCCGCAGGTCCGCCGTGCCGTCCTCGCGCCGCGCCGCCAGCGAGCCGTTCAGCAGGTGTTCCGGGCGGGAGATCTCCTTGTTGCCGCCGACGAACATCCCGGCGCGCTCCGGGTCGTACCCGGCCTCCGCCAGGTCGAGCGCGGCGTCCTCGACGGCCAGCGCGGCGCCGGCGATCGCCAGCTGGTCGTTGCGCGTGGTCATCCGCAGCGCCTTGCGCGGGGCGTACCGCTCGGCCCGGAAGTCCGGCAGCTCGGCGGCGAGCCGGGTGGCCAGCGACGCCGGGTCGTACGCCGTGACGGGACCGATGGCGCTGCGCCCGTCGAGCAGCCCCCGCCAGGTCTCCGCCCGCCCCTCGCCGAGCCCGGTGAGCACCCCGACGCCGGTGACGGCGACCCGCCGCACCGGGCCGGCCGTGCGCGCGGTGCCGCCGCCGGGGCGGCCACCGCCGTGGACCACGTTCATGCGGCCACCTCCACCGCTGCCAGGCGCAGTTCGCGCACCGTGGTGACGTCCCGCGGCCCGACGGAGGCCACCGCCCGCACGGTCACCGCGTCCCCGGCGTCCTCGGTGACGGTCGCCGTGAACACCAGCCGGTCGCCCGGGCACGCGAAGTGCCGGTAACGGACGCGGCGCACCCGGACCGGCTTCCAGCGGGTGCCCGGCGGCGGCTCGGGGGCGGCCAGCCGGGCGGCCCCGACCAGGTCGTCCAGGATCAGCACCCCCGGGAGCACCGGGAAGCGCGGGAAGTGGGTGGCGAAGACCCCCAGGGTGTGCGTGACATGGCGGGCGGCGACGGCGCGCCGGCCCGGTTCCACCTCGATGACCTCGTCGAACGCCGTCATGCCGGACTCCCTTCCGGTCGCGGGTCGCGGACCACGAAGCAGGCGTTGGTGCCGCCGAACGCGAAGGCGTTGACCAGGGCGGCGCGCACCGGGCGGCGGACCGCCGTGTTCGGCACGTAGTCCAGGCCCAGCTTGGGGTCCGGGTGGTCCAGGTTGATCGTCGGCGGCACCACGCCCTCCCGGAGGGCCCCGAGCGCCGCGATCAGGTTGACCCCGGCCGCCGCCGACGTCAGGTGCCCGGTCATGGACTTGGGCGAGGAGACGCAGAGCCGCTCGGCGTGCGTGCCGAAGAGCTTCCTGATGGCCGTGGTCTCGCTGGCGTCGTTGCCGGGCGTGGAGGTGCCGTGCGCCGCGATGTAGTCGATGCCGTCCGGGCCGAGGCCCGACTCGGCGACCGCGTCCCGCATCGCGGCGAGCGCGCCACCGCCGTCCGGCGGCGAATCGGTGATCCGGTAGGCGTTCAGCGATGAGCCGTAGCCGACGACCTCCGCGTGGATCCGGGCGCCCCGGGCCACCGCGCTGTCCCACTCCTCCAGGGTCACCACGACCGCGCCCTCACCCAGCACGAAGCCCGAGCGGTCCGCGTCGAAGGGGCGCGAGGCCCGCTCCGGCTCGTCGTTCCAGCGGTCGGTGACCGCGCCGAGCAGCGCGAACCCCAGCACGTCCATCCAGGTGGTCAGCGCGTCGAACCCGCCGGCCAGCACCTGGACGCACTCACCGTCCTGGACCCGCCGGTAGGCCTCGCCGATCGCGTGCGCGGCGCCCGCACAGGCCGTCGAGACGCTGACCACCGGGCCCCGGCAGTCACCCGCGCGGGCGACCGCCGCGACCCCGACGTTCTGGTTGCGCAGCAGCACGTCCCCGGGGGCCTGGCGGTACAGGTCGCGGAAGCCGCTGGTGCTCAGCTGGTGCGACATGTCGACCAGCTCCTGGAGACCGGGCCGGCCGACGGTGCCGGCGACCACCGCGCCCCGGTCGTACGGGTCCGCGGCGTGCCAGCCACCGCCCGCGTCGGCCACCGCCTCACGCGCCGCCGCCAGCGCGAACAGCGCGGCCCGGGACAGGTGGCGGCGCTCCCGGGCGCTCCCCGCCGCCTCCGGGTCGAACCCCTCGACCTGGCCCGCGATCCGCACCGGGAACGTCGAGGCGTCGAACGTCTCCAGGGCGCGCACACCGCTGCGCCCGGCCACCAGCCCCTGCCAGGTGTCCGCCGCGGTGGTGCCCAGCGGGGTGACCGCGCCGACGCCGGTGACCGCGACCCGTCTGCGGCCCGCCCGCGCGCTCACCGGGCGCCACCCGCCACCGGCTCGCGGGTGAGCCGGGCCAGCATCCGGCGGGTCTCCTCGGGATCCTCCAGGTCCTCGGCCGGCAGCAGCGCGCACATCACGGCGTCGGCCTCCATCACCAGGCGCCCGTTCACCGAGGCGGTGCCGGAGAGGACCGCGGTCTCGTCGCCCATCGACTCCACCGCCCCGTCCAGTACCAGCACGTCCCCGGGCCGGACCGGGCCGTGGAAGGCGACACCGTCCACGGAGAGCAGCGCGGCCCGCCGCCGCACGTCGGTGGTGGCGATGATCAGCCAGGTGCCGGCCTGGCACAGCGCCTCCAGGACCAGCGGCTCGGGCATTTCGGGCCCGTCGCCCTCGTCCCGCCAGAAGTCCTCCCACCAGGAGGTCAGTTTGCGGGCCCGGATGGTGCGCCCGGGGGTCCAGGCGTCGATTCGGTCGATCAGATGGAAACGCATCGTCATCCTTCGGCTGGTTCGTCTGATACGGCTGACGCGCCGGGGGCGTCCAGCACCAGCACGGCGTGGGCCACGGCGTACTCGCCGCTGTGCGAGAGCGAGACCTCCACCGAGGAGGCCCCGGCCCGCTCGGCCCGCGCCCCCGCCCCGCCGGACAGCCGGACCAGCGGGCGGCCGAGCGGGGTGTGCACCACCTCGACGTCGTGCCACCGCGTGCCGGGGCCCAGCCCGGTGCCGAGCGCCTTCAGCACCGCCTCCTTGGCCGCGAACCGCGCCGCGAGATGGGCCGTCCGGTTCCGCTTGCCCGCGCAGTAGGCGCGCTCGCGCCCGGTGAAGATGTCCCGTTCCGCCTCGGGGTTCTCCCGCAGCAGCCGCTCCACCCGGTCCACCCGCACCAGGTCCACCCCGACCGCGATCCGTTGCGCCACCGTTCCTCCGCCGTCGTCGTCCGCCCCGCCGTCCGGCCGTTTCGTCACAGCCGTCCGGGGTCCGGGCACTGCACACGAGATCCGGCACGGGGCACGCGGGATACACCGCGGGGCGG
It contains:
- the acpS gene encoding holo-ACP synthase — translated: MAQRIAVGVDLVRVDRVERLLRENPEAERDIFTGRERAYCAGKRNRTAHLAARFAAKEAVLKALGTGLGPGTRWHDVEVVHTPLGRPLVRLSGGAGARAERAGASSVEVSLSHSGEYAVAHAVLVLDAPGASAVSDEPAEG
- a CDS encoding hotdog domain-containing protein — its product is MRFHLIDRIDAWTPGRTIRARKLTSWWEDFWRDEGDGPEMPEPLVLEALCQAGTWLIIATTDVRRRAALLSVDGVAFHGPVRPGDVLVLDGAVESMGDETAVLSGTASVNGRLVMEADAVMCALLPAEDLEDPEETRRMLARLTREPVAGGAR
- a CDS encoding beta-ketoacyl-[acyl-carrier-protein] synthase family protein, with the translated sequence MNVVHGGGRPGGGTARTAGPVRRVAVTGVGVLTGLGEGRAETWRGLLDGRSAIGPVTAYDPASLATRLAAELPDFRAERYAPRKALRMTTRNDQLAIAGAALAVEDAALDLAEAGYDPERAGMFVGGNKEISRPEHLLNGSLAARREDGTADLRQLGERASSAFYPLYFVEGLQSASLFHLSHAHGFKGANCYYHGTADAGLTALGRAFRSIAGGESDVAVAGGFDDAASWWVMTKMDGLGVLTTRNAAGAAAFRPYDRERSGSVLGDGAAFLVLEEWEAASRRGARILAQVRGFGAAQDPELVTPHPAGEPLAAAVRTALRQARVAAGEVDYVAAHGCATRLGDVTEARALTRVFGADGGTAAGSVKPAAGHLVAGAGALNAAVCAMAIDSGALPPTLGLDDLDPQCAGMDWVAGSAREARVRHAVAIGRGLEGQQAALVLSAPGRQA
- a CDS encoding beta-ketoacyl-[acyl-carrier-protein] synthase family protein, which encodes MSARAGRRRVAVTGVGAVTPLGTTAADTWQGLVAGRSGVRALETFDASTFPVRIAGQVEGFDPEAAGSARERRHLSRAALFALAAAREAVADAGGGWHAADPYDRGAVVAGTVGRPGLQELVDMSHQLSTSGFRDLYRQAPGDVLLRNQNVGVAAVARAGDCRGPVVSVSTACAGAAHAIGEAYRRVQDGECVQVLAGGFDALTTWMDVLGFALLGAVTDRWNDEPERASRPFDADRSGFVLGEGAVVVTLEEWDSAVARGARIHAEVVGYGSSLNAYRITDSPPDGGGALAAMRDAVAESGLGPDGIDYIAAHGTSTPGNDASETTAIRKLFGTHAERLCVSSPKSMTGHLTSAAAGVNLIAALGALREGVVPPTINLDHPDPKLGLDYVPNTAVRRPVRAALVNAFAFGGTNACFVVRDPRPEGSPA
- a CDS encoding 3-hydroxyacyl-ACP dehydratase FabZ family protein gives rise to the protein MTAFDEVIEVEPGRRAVAARHVTHTLGVFATHFPRFPVLPGVLILDDLVGAARLAAPEPPPGTRWKPVRVRRVRYRHFACPGDRLVFTATVTEDAGDAVTVRAVASVGPRDVTTVRELRLAAVEVAA